A DNA window from Phragmites australis chromosome 11, lpPhrAust1.1, whole genome shotgun sequence contains the following coding sequences:
- the LOC133884675 gene encoding homeobox protein HOX1A-like isoform X2, whose amino-acid sequence MLAKAGKIKACSLDKIRPEKELERAKAEILRCKLRIREVFQNLDSLLSKGKINECLFDSEGEISSEDIFCATCGKKDVTLDNDIILCDGACDRGFHQNCLNPPLHTEDIPEGDEGWICPACDCKIDCADVINELQGTDLSIGDSWEKVFPEAAAFANGPKQGDAFDLPSDDSEDDDFDPNMAEEHVSSKEEESSEEDEDGGSDSDDSNFVTSSDDSEPLVDNKKVDDLGLPSEDSEDDDYDPAGPDSDKDIQKKQSSSDESDFTSDSDDFCVEIAKSGGHDEVSTLTSPDAKSGNAAFDMEGITAQTNTTNSNLNTTETEMEQNVVLPVSGRRQAEQLDYKKLYDEAYGKASSGSSDDEEWSGKSTPEKGNEEQSEADSSAGKSSRRRIVHRGDELTPQSAQKSLHPDSLHGSVDQKHGGDLTSKGSNSMTRKGQFGPAINQRLHEHFKTEPYPSRAVKESLAQELGLTFRQVSRWFESRRHFTKAASAKKCIHLDYHSTEKINSPVLARMPVKDPEGAVMEKPNGCRNDATSEEMTSGNLNEGCKRDSEVKNGINSGQRMSVAPESNQGFATISKKVGSPKDGSRKNHHKNASVSDVIGSKGTSARDQIPGPNLVDEARKKAIQREMKKKKMGR is encoded by the exons CATGCAGTTTGGATAAGATAAGACCTGAGAAGGAGCTTGAACGAGCCAAGGCGGAAATCTTGCGGTGCAAGTTGAGAATACGGGAAGTCTTCCAGAATCTTGATTCTCTCCTCTCTAAGGGGAAGATCAACGAATGTTTATTTGATTCGGAAGGAGAGATATCTTCTGAAGAT ATTTTTTGTGCCACTTGTGGTAAGAAGGATGTTACATTGGATAACGACATAATTCTCTGTGATGGAGCTTGCGACAGAGGGTTCCACCAGAACTGTTTAAATCCTCCTTTGCATACTGAAGATA TCCCTGAGGGAGATGAAGGATGGATCTGCCCTGCATGTGATTGCAAGATAGATTGTGCAGATGTTATAAATGAACTTCAGGGGACTGATCTCTCCATTGGCGACTCTTGGGAG AAAGTTTTTCCAGAGGCAGCTGCTTTCGCTAATGGCCCTAAGCAAGGCGACGCTTTTGATCTTCCATCAGATGATTCAGAAGACGATGACTTTGACCCCAATATGGCCGAAGAGCATGTATCTAGTAAGGAAGAAGAATCAtccgaagaggatgaggatggaGGATCAGACTCTGATGACTCTAACTTTGTGACCTCTTCTGATGATTCAGAACCTTTAGTGGACAATAAGAAGGTTGATGACCTGGGATTACCTTCTGAGGACTCGGAGGATGATGACTATGATCCAGCAGGTCCTGATTCTGATAAAGATATCCAAAAGAAGCAATCAAGTTCAGATGAGTCAGACTTCACATCTGATTCTGATGATTTCTGTGTGGAAATTGCAAAATCTGGTGGCCATGATGAAGTTTCCACACTTACATCACCTGATGCTAAGTCTGGAAACGCTGCCTTTGACATGGAAGGAATCACTGCTCAGACTAACACCACAAATTCCAATCTCAACACTACGGAGACTGAAATGGAGCAGAATGTTGTTTTACCAGTTTCAGGGAGACGGCAGGCTGAACAGTTGGACTACAAAAAACTGTATGAT GAGGCTTATGGTAAAGCATCATCTggttcaagtgatgatgaagaatgGTCTGGGAAGAGCACACCAGAGAAAGGCAATGAAGAGCAGAGCGAAGCAGATTCATCTGCAGGGAAAAGCTCTAGAAGAAGGATTGTGCACCGTGGTGATGAACTCACTCCACAGAGTGCTCAGAAAAGCTTGCATCCTGATTCTCTTCATGGTTCAGTAGATCAGAAACATGGAGGAGACCTTACCTCTAAGGGGAGCAATAGCATGACAAGGAAAGGACAGTTTGGTCCAGCAATTAATCAG AGGCTACATGAACATTTTAAGACAGAACCGTACCCAAGCCGCGCTGTTAAAGAAAGCTTGGCACAAGAACTAGGGCTAACATTCCGTCAG GTTAGCAGATGGTTCGAAAGTAGGCGTCATTTCACAAAAGCAGCTTCTGCCAAGAAATGCATCCATCTAGATTATCATAGCACTGAGAAAATTAATAGCCCAGTCCTAGCTAGAATGCCGGTTAAAGACCCTGAGGGGGCGGTGATGGAAAAACCCAATGGATGTAGAAACGATGCTACGAGTGAGGAGATGACGTCTGGTAATCTAAATGAAGGCTGCAAACGAGATAGTGAAGTGAAAAACGGAATTAACTCTGGGCAGAGAATGTCTGTTGCTCCAGAAAGCAACCAGGGTTTTGCTACCATCTCGAAAAAAGTGGGCTCTCCAAAAGACGGATCTAGAAAGAATCATCACAAGAATGCCTCTGTAAGTGATGTTATAGGGTCAAAAGGTACTTCTGCACGGGATCAGATTCCAGGGCCCAACCTTGTAGACGAGGCAAGGAAAAAAGCAATACAgcgggagatgaagaagaagaaaatgggcAGATGA
- the LOC133885858 gene encoding VQ motif-containing protein 4-like encodes MEVAAAKQLPMARDPNSPSSSTSSSPPSSAASPSRQQPQPSPKPVPRVIETTPFPTTFVQADTASFKQVVQMLTGADMPPPSSQKPVKNHHHGGSGLAGGQSGVPCRPKKPAFKLYERRSGLKNLKMIAPLATAAAAAAGASSRKTPEVLSPSVLDFPSLGLGSPVTPLVIDPFNRSPASASPGEKDEAAERTAIARKGFFLHPSPRGADPPRLLPLFPVTSPRMASAGAAAAPSFQ; translated from the coding sequence ATGGAAGTTGCTGCGGCCAAGCAACTCCCCATGGCGCGGGACCCCAActcgccgtcctcctccacctcctcctcccctccctcctccgccgcctcacCATCTCGCCAGCAGCCGCAGCCGTCGCCGAAGCCCGTGCCGCGCGTCATCGAGACCACGCCCTTCCCCACCACCTTCGTCCAGGCCGACACCGCCTCCTTCAAGCAGGTCGTCCAGATGCTCACCGGCGCCGACATGCCGCCACCCTCGTCCCAGAAGCCCGTCAAGAACCACCACCACGGTGGCAGCGGCCTCGCCGGCGGGCAATCaggcgtgccgtgccggcccaagAAGCCGGCTTTCAAGCTGTACGAGCGCCGGAGCGGCCTCAAGAACCTCAAGATGATCGCGCCGCTGGCGAcagcggcggccgcggccgcgggggCGTCGTCGAGGAAGACGCCGGAGGTGCTGTCGCCGAGCGTGCTCGACTTCCCGTCCCTGGGGCTCGGGAGCCCCGTCACGCCGCTGGTGATCGACCCCTTCAACCGGTCGCCGGCGTCCGCGTCCCCGGGGGAGAAGGACGAAGCCGCCGAGCGCACGGCGATCGCGCGGAAGGGGTTCTTCCTGCACCCCTCCCCGAGGGGCGCCGACCCGCCGCGGCTTCTGCCGCTGTTCCCCGTCACGTCCCCCAGGATGgcctccgccggcgccgctgcGGCGCCGTCTTTCCAGTGA
- the LOC133885743 gene encoding uncharacterized protein LOC133885743, with the protein MVVGEAAAGNEMSLSNMVLGFYEDAERERWPEDPAADGSDDEMSSGGAESRAFWQEQRSQLHEALAKTSSAESRIQADTEEAVRQMRAAAGVCSCAGRAAAGCRGCALRFVTERLRDAGYNSATCRSKWSRSSDIPPGEHTYVDVVVPTRSGKAVRVVIELNFRAEFEMARGGAEYKALVASLPEVFVGRSEKLRNVIKVMCAAAKQCARENNMHMAPWRKHRYMEAKWLGTSERVAPGTGAGAAVAVGPPEKQPKFRASMLTLDFGGRAAVEVV; encoded by the exons ATGGTTGTTGGGGAGGCCGCTGCAGGCAACGAGATGAGCCTGTCGAACATGGTGCTGGGGTTCTACGAGGATGCCGAGAGGGAGAGGTGGCCGGAGGACCCTGCCGCCGATGGCAGCGACGACGAGATGTCCAGCGGCGGCGCCGAGAGCAGGGCGTTCTGGCAGGAGCAGCGCTCGCAGTTGCAT GAAGCACTGGCCAAGACAAGCTCAGCTGAGAGCAGGATCCAAGCGGACACGGAGGAAGCCGTCAGGCAGATGCGCGCCGCGGCCGGCGTCTGCTCCTGCGCGGGCCGCGCGGCGGCCGGCTGCCGGGGCTGCGCGCTCCGGTTTGTCACCGAGCGGCTGCGCGACGCGGGGTACAACAGCGCGACCTGCAGGTCCAAATGGTCGCGCTCGTCAGACATCCCCCCAG GTGAGCACACGTACGTGGACGTGGTCGTGCCGACGAGGAGCGGCAAGGCGGTGCGGGTGGTGATCGAGCTCAACTTCCGCGCGGAGTTCGAGATGGCGCGGGGCGGCGCGGAGTACAAGGCGCTGGTGGCGTCCCTGCCGGAGGTATTCGTCGGCCGGTCAGAGAAGTTGAGGAACGTGATCAAGGTCATGTGCGCCGCGGCGAAGCAGTGCGCGCGCGAGAACAACATGCACATGGCCCCCTGGAGGAAGCACCGGTACATGGAGGCCAAGTGGCTCGGCACGTCGGAGCGGGTCGCGCCGGGTACCGGAGCAGGCGCCGCGGTGGCGGTCGGCCCGCCGGAGAAGCAGCCCAAGTTCAGGGCTTCCATGCTCACGCTCGACTTCGGTGGCCGGGCCGCGGTGGAGGTCGTGTGA
- the LOC133885528 gene encoding uncharacterized protein LOC133885528, whose translation MDEEDYSWVRRTRFSHSVVRSSSGREQYGAFVDQFSRGTALKQNGFDSGRKLPRQNLQTMEKGAAISDSARPSIPRARSAVSQSERNLKHTYSDDQLNQERRTSDRSLQEASVKQDRKGNSLSLDIPQLHVVRKPKDEGSDALEFSFHSEEQSLQLQRVCSSPAPFILQDSTAPIDDSRVRSASVKIIGERQGQEPKPKPKRRAKSPIPTRVISDVFKEAKAATKRFSSPQRQRKSSSPRSPDVSPPFGFASLRTPSKLKNTRRASSWPTRNLDSGSAKIAALEILERWTVDRSQLLIGYRFASGAYSRLFHGIYQERPVAVKFIRQPNEGEDEELSARLERQFTAEVTLLARLQHRNVIKLVGACNCPPAFCVITEFLSGGSLRAFLRKLERKTLPLEKVISIALDIARGLEYIHLQGVVHRDVKSENILFDGEFCAKIVDFGVACEEAYCNVLEDDPGTYRWMAPEMYKHKPYGRKVDVYSFGLLLWELVTGSIPYEDMTPLQAAFAVVNKNLRPVIPSTCPVPLRLLISQCWSCQPEKRPEFRQIVQILENLKIVLDRDGTFDKIPSSIRQAQECNDQNKKKLANWIQKLSYSQPDFSGPPPPKLL comes from the exons ATGGATGAGGAGGACTACTCGTGGGTGCGGCGCACCAGGTTCTCGCACTCCGTCGTCAGGTCCAGCTCCGGCAGGGAGCAGTATGGTGCGTTCGTTGATCAGTTCAGTCGCGGCACTGCACTGAAGCAAAATGGGTTCGATTCAGGGCGCAAACTTCCTCGTCAGAATTTACAAACCATGGAGAAAGGTGCCGCGATCTCGGACTCGGCAAGGCCGTCGATTCCGCGGGCGAGATCGGCAGTTTCTCAGTCAGAACGGAACCTGAAGCATACGTATTCGGATGATCAACTGAACCAAGAGAGGAGAACTAGTGATCGCTCATTGCAAGAAGCATCGGTGAAGCAGGATCGGAAAGGGAACAGCCTCAGCTTGGACATTCCCCAGCTGCATGTGGTCCGGAAACCCAAGGATGAGGGCTCAGACGCGCTGGAATTCTCTTTCCACTCCGAGGAGCAGAGCTTGCAGCTGCAGAGAGTGTGCTCTAGCCCAGCTCCTTTCATTTTGCAGGATTCAACAGCGCCAATTGATGATTCAAGAGTGCGAAGTGCATCTGTTAAGATCATCGGAGAGCGGCAGGGGCAAGAGCCGAAGCCGAAGCCTAAGCGGAGAGCTAAATCCCCTATCCCCACGCGTGTCATCTCCGACGTGTTCAAGGAGGCGAAGGCTGCCACCAAGAGGTTCTCCAGTCCGCAGCGGCAGAGGAAGTCCAGCTCTCCACGGTCACCGGATGTCAGCCCCCCATTCGGCTTCGCTTCGCTGAGAACACCGAGCAAACTGAAGAATACTAGGAGGGCCTCCTCATGGCCAACAAGGAACCTTGACAGTGGATCGGCAAAGATTGCTGCACTGGAGATCCTTGAGAGATGGACGGTCGACCGCTCGCAGTTGCTTATCGGCTATAGATTTGCGTCTGGGGCGTATAGTCGTTTGTTCCATGGGATCTACCAGGAGCGGCCTGTTGCTGTGAAGTTTATCAGGCAGCCTAACGAGggtgaggatgaagagttgtCTGCTCGGCTTGAGAGGCAGTTCACTGCCGAAGTTACCCTTCTTGCAAGGCTCCAACATCGTAATGTGATTAAG CTTGTTGGAGCCTGTAATTGTCCACCGGCATTTTGTGTCATCACCGAGTTCCTCTCTGGGGGTTCCTTGAGGGCTTTCTTACGCAAGCTGGAGCGTAAAACTCTACCCTTGGAGAAGGTCATTTCTATTGCTCTGGATATCGCGCGTGGCCTAGAATACATTCACTTGCAAGGAGTTGTTCACCGTGATGTGAAATCCGAGAACATTTTATTTGATGGAGAATTCTGTGCAAAGATCGTTGATTTTGGAGTAGCTTGTGAAGAAGCATACTGCAATGTATTAGAGGATGACCCGGGTACTTATAGATGGATGGCACCAGAGATGTATAAGCACAAGCCATATGGTCGGAAGGTTGATGTTTATAGCTTTGGACTTCTCTTGTGGGAATTGGTCACCGGTTCAATCCCTTATGAAGATATGACTCCGCTCCAAGCAGCATTTGCAGTTGTTAATAAG AACTTGAGGCCGGTTATTCCTTCGACCTGCCCGGTACCATTACGACTTCTGATCTCACAATGTTGGTCCTGCCAACCTGAGAAGAGGCCTGAGTTTCGGCAGATAGTCCAAATCCTTGAAAATCTTAAGATAGTTCTTGACAGAGATGGAACATTTGACAAGATCCCAAGCTCCATCCGCCAGGCCCAGGAATGCAACGATCAGAACAAGAAGAAGCTTGCCAACTGGATCCAGAAGCTCTCATACAGTCAACCTGATTTCTCCGGACCGCCACCACCAAAGTTATTGTAA